A single region of the Vespula pensylvanica isolate Volc-1 chromosome 8, ASM1446617v1, whole genome shotgun sequence genome encodes:
- the LOC122631090 gene encoding anion exchange protein 2 isoform X1: MPEAGAGSSGKSFLQRARGKVLRWLRRSLRTTTHQVDGHGAETVPELDEEMEKVFAMDVGEKFDVARLGSPTESAGSDRDRDRGPPRYGDRDFNQHRKRSYPHPHMPLKSLHSRSMRRHLSPEGSTTEVSPEEEERSGGHGNEIDVLDNGPSSTNDPEVDEEATEETENVISSGSEAQISERAASGFSDGSTSLGSPRVQFEKIREEDANNLNQDDDNHQATSLASPPTSSTAHEDDRKCRRHQKHEHKRHHYKSRKYSLQEDPQWRKRSGAGLPDGPGILARRVSVQPEEASTLQELDIDDLESHRSDDPRGMRRHKAAHSTVQIGRRKEGGIPHEAFKKMYDHSPHEVFVQLDELHGVGEEREWRETARWIKYEEDVEEGADRWGRPHVASLSFHSLLNLRRCLETGVVLLDLEEKDLPGLAYRVVEQMVVEELILPEDRPVIMRALLLKHRHVHEHDRGFRFGGKRNYSSYTSLQSIWLEEEEAARGATENHVIQNNLNDTKPKIVSSNLALDSNHTVVDIKEELTFTSSNEDLKKGQNEYILKRIPAGAEATIVLVGAVDFLDQPTIAFVRLAEGVFMPAITEVKIPVRFMFTLLGPRNADLDYHEIGRSIATLMANTSFHKIAYKANERRELLSAINEFLDDSIVLPPGDWERQALLPFDELKAKSEAIRKRKAKALEEKTKPVQSEAAIKKALLAGEEEKKPPDDDPLRRTRRPFGGIINDIKRRYPHYLSDFTDGLSSSCIAAAIFMYFAALCAAITFGGLMSDKTQNIIGISETLVSGSWTGIVMALFATQPLVIIGTTGPLLLFDESLYKFCKANDLEFLTVRVYIGAWMGIIALTIACVEGSVLVRLFTRFTEEIFTGLISLLYIVETFIKLYNYFVRNPLLEEYNFLPDSNQTQPVNVTEIKIIYETWNGSEITVPYDDMRTLIPKQDEGGTLINQPNTALMCTILCLGTFLGAYYLRIFRNSHYLGRSARRAFGDFGVPISIIVFVLIDYLAKVKTEKLLVPEGLSPSVAGRDWFVSPAGVTQPIPVWVTFACAIPALLVYILVFMETQISELIIDKKERKLRKGNGYHMDIVVVCLMNVGCGLMGAPWCSAASVRSLTHVSAVTIMSRTHAPGDKPHIVEVKEQRVSALLVAILMGVSVLMAPLLRRVPMSVLLGVFLYMGISSTNGVQLFDRVKLFFMPVKHHGTANYVRRVQTYKMHIFTMIQILCLTILWIVKSTKAALALPFFLILMIPLRAQMSHFFTAAELRALDSKGPEHESTEDEPDFYEEAPLPG; this comes from the exons ATGCCCGAGGCCGGTGCTGGTTCCTCCGGGAAATCGTTTCTGCAAAGAGCACGGGGCAAGGTACTCCGCTGGTTACGACGATCTCTACGTACGACGACTCACCAG GTCGACGGGCATGGCGCGGAAACGGTTCCAGAGCTCGACGAGGAGATGGAGAAGGTTTTTGCGATGGACGTCGGAGAAAAATTCGACGTAGCCCGGCTTGGTTCACCCACGGAATCGGCAGGCTCCGATCGTGATCGTGATCGAGGACCGCCACGATATGGAGACCGTGATTTTAATC AACATCGTAAAAGAAGTTATCCACATCCCCATATGCCACTAAAGAGTTTGCACTCGAGATCTATGAGACGACATCTTTCACC tgAAGGATCAACGACGGAGGTTAGTccagaggaggaggagagaagtgGTGGACATGGTAACGAGATCGACGTATTGGACAATGGTCCATCGTCGACTAACGATCCCGAAGTCGACGAAGAGGCAACGGAAGAAACCGAGAATGTAATTAGCAGTGGTAGCGAGGCACAAATCTCTGAAAGAGCTGCTTCCGGTTTCAGCGATGGTTCAACCTCACTTGGTAGTCCAAGAGTACAATTTGAAAAGATTCGAGAAGAAGATGCTAACAATTTGAATCAGGATGATGATAATCATCAGGCAACAAGCTTAGCTTCTCCACCAACATCTTCCACAGCTCATGAAGACGATCGTAAATGTCGAAGACATCAAAAACACGAGCACAA AAGACATCATTACAAATCTAGGAAGTACTCTTTACAAGAGGATCCACAATGGAGAAAACGTTCTGGAGCTGGTCTTCCAGATGGTCCTGGTATCCTTGCCAGGAGAGTCAGTGTACAGCCCGAGGAAGCGAGTACGCTTCAGGAATTGGATATAGACGATTTGGAATCTCACAGGAGCGACGATCCACGTGGAATGAGACGCCACAAGGCTGCTCATTCCACGGTACAGATTggacgaagaaaggaaggtgGTATACCTCATGAAGCATTCAAGAAAATGTATGATCATTCGCCTCATGAGGTATTTGTTCAATTGGATGAACTTCATGGCGTCGGTGAGGAACGTGAATGGAGAGAGACCGCACGTTGGATCAAATATGAGGAAGACGTTGAGGAAGGTGCTGACAGATGGGGCAGGCCCCATGTTGCGTCCTTGAGCTTTCATTCTTTGCTCAATCTTCGTCGATGTCTCGAAACCGGTGTGGTACTTCTCGACCTTGAAGAGAAGGACCTACCTGGACTTGCCTATAGGGTGGTCGAACAAATGGTGGTAGAAGAATTGATTCTTCCAGAGGATAGACCTGTTATCATGAGAGCACTTCTTTTAAAACACAGACACGTGCACGAGCACGATCGTGGATTTCGTTTCGGCGGAAAACGCAACTATTCCAGTTACACCAGTTTACAG TCCATCTGGctggaggaagaagaggctGCACGAGGAGCCACTGAAAACCATGTAATCCAAAAT aATTTAAACGACACAAAACCTAAAATCGTCTCGTCGAACTTGGCTTTGGACAGCAATCATACCGTGGTCgacataaaagaagaattaactTTTACAAGCAGTAACGAGGATCTTAAAAAGGGACAAAACGAATACATCTTGAAAAGAATTCCAGCTGGTGCAGAGGCAACGATAGTTCTCGTAGGAGCCGTAGATTTTCTGGATCAGCCAACGATAGCTTTCGTTAGATTGGCCGAAGGTGTATTTATGCCAGCTATCACGGAAGTAAAGATACCAGTAAGATTTATGTTTACGTTGTTGGGTCCGAGAAATGCGGATTTGGATTATCATGAAATCGGTAGATCGATTGCTACCTTGATGGCAAATACTTCTTTCCATAAAATTGCTTACAAAgcaaacgaaagaagagaattacTTTCCGCTATTAACGAATTCCTCGAtgattcgatcgttttaccACCTGGGGATTGGGAAAGGCAAGCATTGTTACCGTTCGACGAATTGAAAGCAAAAAGCGAAgctattagaaaaagaaaagctaagGCTCTCGAAGAGAAGACTAAACCAGTTCAAAGTGAGGCAGCAATAAAGAAAg cTCTTCTCGCTggcgaagaagagaagaaaccaCCGGACGATGATCCTTTGCGCAGAACACGGCGTCCGTTTGGAGGCATCATCAACGACATCAAAAGACGTTATCCTCATTATCTGTCCGACTTTACCGACGGCTTAAGTTCGTCCTGTATAGCAGCAGCAATTTTCATGTACTTCGCAGCACTCTGTGCCGCTATAACATTCGGAGGATTGATGAGCGACAAGACACAAAATATCATTGGAATCTCGGAGACTTTGGTTTCTGGTTCATGGACCGGAATAGTGATGGCATTGTTTGCCACTCAACCATTGGTCATCATTGGCACGACAGGACCCCTTCTACTGTTTGACGAGAGTCTCTATAAATTTTGCAAGGCTAATGACTTGGAGTTCCTTACTGTAAGAGTGTATATCGGTGCTTGGATGGGAATAATAGCTTTAACTATAGCTTGTGTCGAGGGATCGGTATTGGTCAGGTTGTTTACACGTTTCACAGAAGAAATCTTCACAGGATTGATATCTCTTCTTTACATAGTCGAAACATTCAtcaaattatacaattatttcgtACGTAATCCATTACTCGAGGAATACAACTTTTTGCCAGATAGCAATCAAACCCAACCGGTGAACGTGaccgaaataaaaatcatttacgaGACATGGAATGGTTCGGAGATCACCGTCCCTTACGATGACATGCGAACGCTCATACCAAAACAAGACGAAGGAGGAACCTTGATCAATCAACCAAACACAGCATTAATGTGTACGATACTATGCTTAGGCACGTTCCTAGGTGCTTATTACTTACGAATATTCCGTAACAGTCATTACCTCGGCCGTAGCGCAAGAAGAGCTTTCGGTGACTTTGGTGTACCCATTAGTATTATCGTTTTCGTCCTTATCGATTATTTGGCTAAAGTGAAAACAGAAAAGTTATTGGTACCGGAAGGATTAAGTCCAAGCGTAGCTGGAAGAGATTGGTTCGTTTCTCCGGCCGGTGTGACTCAACCTATTCCAGTCTGGGTTACTTTTGCTTGCGCCATACCAGCACTCTTGGTTTACATCCTCGTTTTCATGGAAACGCAAATCTCCGA GCTAATCATCGACAAGAAAGAACGTAAATTACGTAAGGGCAATGGTTACCACATGGACATAGTTGTGGTATGTCTGATGAACGTCGGTTGTGGATTAATGGGTGCTCCTTGGTGCAGTGCAGCATCAGTACGTTCATTGACACATGTATCTGCAGTTACCATAATGTCACGTACACACGCTCCCGGCGACAAGCCACATATTGTCGAAGTTAAGGAACAACGTGTTAGCGCGTTACTTGTTGCTATTTTAATGGGAGTTAGCGTATTAATGGCACCATTATTACGGCGCGTACCTATGTCCGTCCTTCTCGGGGTTTTCCTATACATGGGTATCTCCTCGACAAATGGCGTACAATTGTTCGACCGCGTAAAACTTTTCTTCATGCCCGTTAAACATCATGGAACGGCCAATTACGTTCGTCGTGTCCAAACGTATAAAATGCACATATTCACAATGATACAAATATTGTGCCTAACGATACTGTGGATCGTGAAGAGTACAAAAGCAGCCCTTGCACTACCGTTCTTCCTAATACTGATGATACCTCTGCGAGCTCAAATGAGCCACTTCTTTACAGCTGCTGAATTACGTGCTCTTGATAGCAAAGGACCGGAACATGAAAGCACCGAAGACGAGCCTGACTTTTACGAGGAAGCTCCGCTACCTGGTTAG
- the LOC122631090 gene encoding anion exchange protein 2 isoform X2, which yields MPEAGAGSSGKSFLQRARGKVLRWLRRSLRTTTHQVDGHGAETVPELDEEMEKVFAMDVGEKFDVARLGSPTESAGSDRDRDRGPPRYGDRDFNQHRKRSYPHPHMPLKSLHSRSMRRHLSPEGSTTEVSPEEEERSGGHGNEIDVLDNGPSSTNDPEVDEEATEETENVISSGSEAQISERAASGFSDGSTSLGSPRVQFEKIREEDANNLNQDDDNHQATSLASPPTSSTAHEDDRKCRRHQKHEHKRHHYKSRKYSLQEDPQWRKRSGAGLPDGPGILARRVSVQPEEASTLQELDIDDLESHRSDDPRGMRRHKAAHSTVQIGRRKEGGIPHEAFKKMYDHSPHEVFVQLDELHGVGEEREWRETARWIKYEEDVEEGADRWGRPHVASLSFHSLLNLRRCLETGVVLLDLEEKDLPGLAYRVVEQMVVEELILPEDRPVIMRALLLKHRHVHEHDRGFRFGGKRNYSSYTSLQSIWLEEEEAARGATENHNLNDTKPKIVSSNLALDSNHTVVDIKEELTFTSSNEDLKKGQNEYILKRIPAGAEATIVLVGAVDFLDQPTIAFVRLAEGVFMPAITEVKIPVRFMFTLLGPRNADLDYHEIGRSIATLMANTSFHKIAYKANERRELLSAINEFLDDSIVLPPGDWERQALLPFDELKAKSEAIRKRKAKALEEKTKPVQSEAAIKKALLAGEEEKKPPDDDPLRRTRRPFGGIINDIKRRYPHYLSDFTDGLSSSCIAAAIFMYFAALCAAITFGGLMSDKTQNIIGISETLVSGSWTGIVMALFATQPLVIIGTTGPLLLFDESLYKFCKANDLEFLTVRVYIGAWMGIIALTIACVEGSVLVRLFTRFTEEIFTGLISLLYIVETFIKLYNYFVRNPLLEEYNFLPDSNQTQPVNVTEIKIIYETWNGSEITVPYDDMRTLIPKQDEGGTLINQPNTALMCTILCLGTFLGAYYLRIFRNSHYLGRSARRAFGDFGVPISIIVFVLIDYLAKVKTEKLLVPEGLSPSVAGRDWFVSPAGVTQPIPVWVTFACAIPALLVYILVFMETQISELIIDKKERKLRKGNGYHMDIVVVCLMNVGCGLMGAPWCSAASVRSLTHVSAVTIMSRTHAPGDKPHIVEVKEQRVSALLVAILMGVSVLMAPLLRRVPMSVLLGVFLYMGISSTNGVQLFDRVKLFFMPVKHHGTANYVRRVQTYKMHIFTMIQILCLTILWIVKSTKAALALPFFLILMIPLRAQMSHFFTAAELRALDSKGPEHESTEDEPDFYEEAPLPG from the exons ATGCCCGAGGCCGGTGCTGGTTCCTCCGGGAAATCGTTTCTGCAAAGAGCACGGGGCAAGGTACTCCGCTGGTTACGACGATCTCTACGTACGACGACTCACCAG GTCGACGGGCATGGCGCGGAAACGGTTCCAGAGCTCGACGAGGAGATGGAGAAGGTTTTTGCGATGGACGTCGGAGAAAAATTCGACGTAGCCCGGCTTGGTTCACCCACGGAATCGGCAGGCTCCGATCGTGATCGTGATCGAGGACCGCCACGATATGGAGACCGTGATTTTAATC AACATCGTAAAAGAAGTTATCCACATCCCCATATGCCACTAAAGAGTTTGCACTCGAGATCTATGAGACGACATCTTTCACC tgAAGGATCAACGACGGAGGTTAGTccagaggaggaggagagaagtgGTGGACATGGTAACGAGATCGACGTATTGGACAATGGTCCATCGTCGACTAACGATCCCGAAGTCGACGAAGAGGCAACGGAAGAAACCGAGAATGTAATTAGCAGTGGTAGCGAGGCACAAATCTCTGAAAGAGCTGCTTCCGGTTTCAGCGATGGTTCAACCTCACTTGGTAGTCCAAGAGTACAATTTGAAAAGATTCGAGAAGAAGATGCTAACAATTTGAATCAGGATGATGATAATCATCAGGCAACAAGCTTAGCTTCTCCACCAACATCTTCCACAGCTCATGAAGACGATCGTAAATGTCGAAGACATCAAAAACACGAGCACAA AAGACATCATTACAAATCTAGGAAGTACTCTTTACAAGAGGATCCACAATGGAGAAAACGTTCTGGAGCTGGTCTTCCAGATGGTCCTGGTATCCTTGCCAGGAGAGTCAGTGTACAGCCCGAGGAAGCGAGTACGCTTCAGGAATTGGATATAGACGATTTGGAATCTCACAGGAGCGACGATCCACGTGGAATGAGACGCCACAAGGCTGCTCATTCCACGGTACAGATTggacgaagaaaggaaggtgGTATACCTCATGAAGCATTCAAGAAAATGTATGATCATTCGCCTCATGAGGTATTTGTTCAATTGGATGAACTTCATGGCGTCGGTGAGGAACGTGAATGGAGAGAGACCGCACGTTGGATCAAATATGAGGAAGACGTTGAGGAAGGTGCTGACAGATGGGGCAGGCCCCATGTTGCGTCCTTGAGCTTTCATTCTTTGCTCAATCTTCGTCGATGTCTCGAAACCGGTGTGGTACTTCTCGACCTTGAAGAGAAGGACCTACCTGGACTTGCCTATAGGGTGGTCGAACAAATGGTGGTAGAAGAATTGATTCTTCCAGAGGATAGACCTGTTATCATGAGAGCACTTCTTTTAAAACACAGACACGTGCACGAGCACGATCGTGGATTTCGTTTCGGCGGAAAACGCAACTATTCCAGTTACACCAGTTTACAG TCCATCTGGctggaggaagaagaggctGCACGAGGAGCCACTGAAAACCAT aATTTAAACGACACAAAACCTAAAATCGTCTCGTCGAACTTGGCTTTGGACAGCAATCATACCGTGGTCgacataaaagaagaattaactTTTACAAGCAGTAACGAGGATCTTAAAAAGGGACAAAACGAATACATCTTGAAAAGAATTCCAGCTGGTGCAGAGGCAACGATAGTTCTCGTAGGAGCCGTAGATTTTCTGGATCAGCCAACGATAGCTTTCGTTAGATTGGCCGAAGGTGTATTTATGCCAGCTATCACGGAAGTAAAGATACCAGTAAGATTTATGTTTACGTTGTTGGGTCCGAGAAATGCGGATTTGGATTATCATGAAATCGGTAGATCGATTGCTACCTTGATGGCAAATACTTCTTTCCATAAAATTGCTTACAAAgcaaacgaaagaagagaattacTTTCCGCTATTAACGAATTCCTCGAtgattcgatcgttttaccACCTGGGGATTGGGAAAGGCAAGCATTGTTACCGTTCGACGAATTGAAAGCAAAAAGCGAAgctattagaaaaagaaaagctaagGCTCTCGAAGAGAAGACTAAACCAGTTCAAAGTGAGGCAGCAATAAAGAAAg cTCTTCTCGCTggcgaagaagagaagaaaccaCCGGACGATGATCCTTTGCGCAGAACACGGCGTCCGTTTGGAGGCATCATCAACGACATCAAAAGACGTTATCCTCATTATCTGTCCGACTTTACCGACGGCTTAAGTTCGTCCTGTATAGCAGCAGCAATTTTCATGTACTTCGCAGCACTCTGTGCCGCTATAACATTCGGAGGATTGATGAGCGACAAGACACAAAATATCATTGGAATCTCGGAGACTTTGGTTTCTGGTTCATGGACCGGAATAGTGATGGCATTGTTTGCCACTCAACCATTGGTCATCATTGGCACGACAGGACCCCTTCTACTGTTTGACGAGAGTCTCTATAAATTTTGCAAGGCTAATGACTTGGAGTTCCTTACTGTAAGAGTGTATATCGGTGCTTGGATGGGAATAATAGCTTTAACTATAGCTTGTGTCGAGGGATCGGTATTGGTCAGGTTGTTTACACGTTTCACAGAAGAAATCTTCACAGGATTGATATCTCTTCTTTACATAGTCGAAACATTCAtcaaattatacaattatttcgtACGTAATCCATTACTCGAGGAATACAACTTTTTGCCAGATAGCAATCAAACCCAACCGGTGAACGTGaccgaaataaaaatcatttacgaGACATGGAATGGTTCGGAGATCACCGTCCCTTACGATGACATGCGAACGCTCATACCAAAACAAGACGAAGGAGGAACCTTGATCAATCAACCAAACACAGCATTAATGTGTACGATACTATGCTTAGGCACGTTCCTAGGTGCTTATTACTTACGAATATTCCGTAACAGTCATTACCTCGGCCGTAGCGCAAGAAGAGCTTTCGGTGACTTTGGTGTACCCATTAGTATTATCGTTTTCGTCCTTATCGATTATTTGGCTAAAGTGAAAACAGAAAAGTTATTGGTACCGGAAGGATTAAGTCCAAGCGTAGCTGGAAGAGATTGGTTCGTTTCTCCGGCCGGTGTGACTCAACCTATTCCAGTCTGGGTTACTTTTGCTTGCGCCATACCAGCACTCTTGGTTTACATCCTCGTTTTCATGGAAACGCAAATCTCCGA GCTAATCATCGACAAGAAAGAACGTAAATTACGTAAGGGCAATGGTTACCACATGGACATAGTTGTGGTATGTCTGATGAACGTCGGTTGTGGATTAATGGGTGCTCCTTGGTGCAGTGCAGCATCAGTACGTTCATTGACACATGTATCTGCAGTTACCATAATGTCACGTACACACGCTCCCGGCGACAAGCCACATATTGTCGAAGTTAAGGAACAACGTGTTAGCGCGTTACTTGTTGCTATTTTAATGGGAGTTAGCGTATTAATGGCACCATTATTACGGCGCGTACCTATGTCCGTCCTTCTCGGGGTTTTCCTATACATGGGTATCTCCTCGACAAATGGCGTACAATTGTTCGACCGCGTAAAACTTTTCTTCATGCCCGTTAAACATCATGGAACGGCCAATTACGTTCGTCGTGTCCAAACGTATAAAATGCACATATTCACAATGATACAAATATTGTGCCTAACGATACTGTGGATCGTGAAGAGTACAAAAGCAGCCCTTGCACTACCGTTCTTCCTAATACTGATGATACCTCTGCGAGCTCAAATGAGCCACTTCTTTACAGCTGCTGAATTACGTGCTCTTGATAGCAAAGGACCGGAACATGAAAGCACCGAAGACGAGCCTGACTTTTACGAGGAAGCTCCGCTACCTGGTTAG